The following proteins are co-located in the Chloroflexota bacterium genome:
- a CDS encoding pyridoxamine 5'-phosphate oxidase family protein has protein sequence MALTPEEARFLDQQRVGRLATVDRGGQPNIVPVCFALVDGAIYS, from the coding sequence GTGGCGTTGACGCCTGAGGAGGCGCGCTTTCTCGATCAGCAGCGGGTTGGGCGGCTCGCCACGGTGGACCGGGGCGGGCAGCCGAACATCGTCCCGGTTTGTTTCGCGCTGGTCGACGGGGCGATCTACAGCG